Proteins encoded within one genomic window of Corynebacterium aurimucosum:
- a CDS encoding helix-turn-helix transcriptional regulator codes for MADQPRKLQSLVRSLNLIPYLRNHPGLTPMEAAEDLGMTPVELKDAIDRLFCSGVGRNTEDLIDLSFSYRDGIEIYNDQGLTQALRLTPTEAGALLLTLESLEAMPGLVDVSAVHSAAAKLRGIMDEKTAAIYDSLATIDPEESQVQAALAGAVDKRQQVRFTYWSMSSNRTSERTVHPARIFIVDGEPYLVAWDDSVGEHRTFRLDRMSDVEVLEASATPHVRELDFNPDSPFGLDHTLVAELEINQEFTWLAEHYDITLGEKLENGFIAAQMPVGSETWFSRFALGQADRLRVVGPQKLVEAISEHRNRALERYTQLPD; via the coding sequence ATGGCTGATCAGCCCCGCAAGCTGCAATCGCTGGTTCGCTCCCTCAACCTCATCCCGTACCTGCGTAACCACCCGGGGTTGACCCCTATGGAGGCAGCGGAGGATTTGGGGATGACCCCGGTGGAGCTCAAGGACGCCATCGACCGGCTCTTCTGCTCCGGGGTGGGCCGCAATACCGAAGACCTCATCGACTTAAGCTTTAGCTACCGCGATGGCATCGAGATTTACAACGACCAAGGCCTCACCCAGGCACTGCGTCTGACCCCCACCGAAGCTGGTGCACTATTGCTCACCCTTGAGTCTTTAGAAGCGATGCCGGGGCTTGTCGACGTCTCCGCGGTCCATTCCGCCGCCGCCAAGCTGCGCGGAATCATGGATGAAAAGACCGCCGCCATCTATGACTCCCTGGCCACGATTGATCCCGAAGAATCGCAGGTACAAGCAGCACTAGCGGGGGCCGTCGACAAGCGCCAGCAAGTGCGTTTTACCTACTGGAGTATGTCCTCCAACCGGACCAGCGAGCGTACCGTGCATCCGGCCCGCATCTTCATCGTGGATGGCGAGCCCTACCTCGTGGCATGGGATGACTCAGTGGGGGAGCACCGCACCTTCCGCCTCGACCGCATGAGTGATGTCGAGGTACTCGAAGCTTCCGCTACCCCGCACGTACGAGAGCTGGATTTCAACCCAGACTCACCCTTTGGTCTAGATCACACTCTTGTTGCGGAGCTGGAGATTAACCAAGAATTCACCTGGCTAGCAGAACACTACGACATCACTCTAGGCGAAAAACTTGAAAATGGGTTCATAGCTGCGCAGATGCCCGTCGGATCCGAGACATGGTTTAGTCGTTTCGCCCTCGGGCAAGCTGACCGTTTGCGGGTCGTGGGACCCCAGAAGCTTGTCGAGGCCATTTCGGAGCATAGAAATCGGGCGCTGGAGCGTTATACTCAACTGCCAGACTAA
- the tatA gene encoding Sec-independent protein translocase subunit TatA produces MTVGPLEIGLVVLVIVLLFGAKKLPELARSMGRSMRIFKSEVKEMKEENNTPEQQAQIAASKKNDEDFWNSPEMQPRASKPADGNQN; encoded by the coding sequence ATGACCGTGGGACCTTTGGAAATCGGCCTTGTCGTTCTCGTTATCGTGCTGTTGTTCGGCGCAAAGAAGCTGCCAGAGCTAGCTCGCTCTATGGGCCGGTCCATGCGCATCTTCAAGTCTGAAGTAAAAGAAATGAAGGAGGAGAACAACACTCCTGAGCAGCAGGCCCAGATTGCTGCTTCCAAGAAGAATGACGAAGACTTCTGGAATAGCCCGGAAATGCAGCCGCGTGCTTCTAAGCCGGCTGACGGAAACCAGAACTAA
- the tatC gene encoding twin-arginine translocase subunit TatC: MTLVQHLQELRRRIVISLLALAVGAIIGFIWYQNAPFGTSPLGEILRGPYCSLPEEKRVSFTSDGECRLLATSPFEMLLLRLKVGALAGAVLSSPVWLYQIWAFIVPGLHKNERRFTFLFVSTAVLLFVLGAVLAYVILSVGLEFLMGMGSEYQTAALTGERYFYFLLALLLIFGVSFEIPLLVVCLNLIGVLEYDHVKDKRRIIIVAIMIFAAVVTPGQEPFSMLVLAGALVILVEIAFQFCRINDKRQKRERPDWLDLDDETASSLGEGPGAIGAPTPVSASTSVSASSRPVSSRPVSPASTGEARVSKPQPTNTQPPQSGFFDDVL; encoded by the coding sequence ATGACCCTCGTCCAGCACCTCCAGGAGCTGCGCCGACGCATCGTCATTTCTCTCCTCGCTTTGGCGGTTGGAGCCATCATAGGTTTTATTTGGTACCAGAACGCCCCGTTTGGCACGTCACCGCTGGGCGAAATCCTGCGCGGTCCTTATTGTTCGCTTCCTGAGGAAAAGCGTGTTTCTTTCACCTCCGACGGTGAGTGCCGCCTGCTTGCCACCAGCCCGTTCGAAATGCTGTTATTGCGCCTCAAGGTCGGTGCGTTGGCTGGCGCGGTATTGTCCTCACCGGTCTGGCTCTACCAAATCTGGGCCTTCATCGTGCCTGGCCTCCATAAGAACGAACGCCGCTTTACCTTCTTGTTTGTCTCGACAGCGGTTCTGCTTTTCGTCCTCGGCGCGGTTCTTGCCTACGTCATCCTTTCCGTGGGCTTGGAGTTCCTCATGGGAATGGGCTCCGAATACCAGACTGCGGCACTGACGGGTGAGCGATACTTCTACTTCTTGCTAGCGTTGCTCCTGATTTTCGGTGTGAGCTTTGAGATCCCATTACTCGTGGTCTGCCTCAACCTCATTGGTGTATTGGAATATGACCACGTCAAGGACAAGCGTCGCATCATCATTGTCGCCATCATGATTTTCGCGGCGGTTGTCACACCGGGCCAAGAGCCCTTCTCAATGTTGGTCTTGGCCGGAGCCCTCGTAATCCTTGTCGAGATAGCCTTCCAATTCTGCCGCATCAACGATAAGCGCCAGAAGCGCGAGCGCCCTGACTGGCTTGACCTCGATGACGAAACTGCCTCGTCCTTGGGTGAAGGCCCGGGTGCCATAGGCGCACCAACTCCTGTATCTGCATCCACAAGCGTTTCCGCTTCTTCGCGGCCAGTATCTTCGAGGCCTGTATCCCCGGCTTCGACCGGTGAAGCTCGGGTGTCGAAGCCTCAACCAACGAACACGCAGCCCCCGCAGAGCGGTTTTTTCGACGACGTTCTGTAG
- a CDS encoding DEAD/DEAH box helicase, translating into MTLTHLDEFTQALPYSLDDFQIQGCQAVEAGHGVLVCAPTGAGKTVVGEFAVSLALRQGTRCFYTTPIKALSNQKYHDLVDAHGEDAVGLLTGDVSINSSADILVMTTEVLRNMIYAGSGALDRLTHVVMDEIHFLADASRGAVWEEVILNLEEHVSIIGLSATVSNSEEFGRWLTTVRGDTKVIVTEKRPVPLDQWMMVGRKIYPLFEPDSGGQVNTELARRIQRLETGDTDNGRADYAQNRASFRARARHKGGGRHDRHSDRRSGAPRAQDRYRPLGRPEVLKELQAMEMLPAITFIFSRAGCDGALYQCLRSRMVLTSPEEATEIKAIVDKGVEGIPEEDLKVLDFKRWREALSRGFAAHHAGMLPAFRHIVEELFVKGLVRAVFATETLALGINMPARTVVLEKLVKFNGEAHVDLTPGQYTQLTGRAGRRGIDTLGNAVVQWAPAMDPTAVAGLASTRTYPLISTFEPGYNMAINLLGMLGFDDSLRLLEKSFAQFQADGSVVEETREIERAEHRVRELRAQLDQAVDNLAPPATDGEDPAEILMDYMRLRRALTEEEKSTRASKKEERNKEVAAVLARLQVGEVIAIATKKRPTLAVVITPANQTADPRPWVTTETGWSGRIDSAGIDNPPIVVGHMKLPRAAQKNPRRHTRYVQDAFKRDYYKRPKKMRTEPRNRPNKKIAQLRDALREHPVHHWPATDREQLAGVAQKLARRERELARLEAKVERATDTLGRTFERIVDLLAEMDYVEFEGYGENREPVITDEGERLAKIHSESDLLVAQCLKRGIWNELDPAELAGVASLCVFENRKATRGEPGAATDEMADAMNATWRIYGELVADEKRHNLPQTREPEPAFALAIHQWTAGAPLAYCMAAANESGAELTPGDFVRWCRQVIDLLQQVAKTGYEDEIRRNARRAIDAIQRGVVAIGA; encoded by the coding sequence ATGACACTGACGCATCTGGACGAGTTCACCCAAGCACTTCCGTACTCACTGGATGATTTCCAAATCCAAGGATGCCAAGCCGTCGAAGCCGGCCACGGCGTTCTGGTCTGCGCGCCCACCGGCGCGGGTAAAACCGTGGTGGGTGAGTTCGCCGTGTCCTTGGCACTGCGCCAAGGGACCCGCTGTTTCTACACCACACCTATCAAGGCGCTGAGTAACCAGAAATACCACGACCTGGTTGACGCACACGGTGAGGATGCGGTCGGCCTGCTGACCGGTGATGTCTCCATCAACTCCTCCGCGGACATCCTCGTGATGACCACTGAGGTCCTGCGCAACATGATTTATGCGGGTTCAGGCGCACTGGACCGCTTGACCCACGTGGTGATGGATGAGATCCACTTCTTGGCCGACGCCTCACGCGGCGCAGTATGGGAAGAAGTCATCCTCAACCTGGAGGAGCACGTCTCCATCATTGGTCTATCCGCAACGGTGTCCAACTCCGAGGAATTCGGCCGGTGGCTGACCACCGTACGTGGTGACACCAAGGTCATCGTCACCGAAAAACGCCCCGTACCGCTGGATCAGTGGATGATGGTCGGCCGCAAAATCTATCCGCTCTTCGAACCCGACTCAGGCGGACAGGTAAACACTGAACTGGCGCGGCGCATCCAACGCCTGGAGACCGGCGATACCGATAATGGCCGCGCAGACTATGCCCAGAACCGTGCGAGCTTCCGCGCCCGCGCCCGTCACAAAGGCGGCGGGCGTCACGACCGGCACAGTGATCGGCGCAGCGGCGCGCCCCGTGCGCAGGACCGCTACCGTCCGCTTGGCAGGCCGGAGGTGCTCAAAGAGCTGCAGGCCATGGAGATGCTGCCGGCGATTACCTTCATTTTTTCCCGCGCAGGCTGCGATGGTGCGCTGTATCAGTGTTTGCGCTCCCGCATGGTGTTGACCTCCCCGGAGGAGGCCACCGAGATTAAGGCCATCGTCGATAAAGGCGTGGAAGGCATCCCGGAAGAGGACCTCAAGGTCCTTGACTTCAAGCGTTGGCGCGAGGCACTCTCGCGCGGCTTTGCTGCTCACCACGCAGGCATGCTTCCGGCCTTTCGGCACATCGTGGAGGAACTCTTCGTCAAGGGCCTCGTCCGGGCAGTCTTCGCCACCGAAACGCTTGCCCTGGGCATCAACATGCCGGCGCGCACCGTGGTGCTGGAGAAGCTGGTGAAGTTCAACGGCGAGGCACACGTGGACCTGACACCGGGCCAATACACTCAGCTCACCGGCCGCGCCGGTAGGCGAGGCATCGATACCTTGGGCAATGCCGTCGTGCAGTGGGCACCCGCCATGGATCCCACGGCGGTGGCGGGGCTTGCATCAACTCGTACCTATCCGCTTATTTCTACCTTCGAGCCCGGCTACAACATGGCCATCAACCTGCTGGGCATGCTCGGCTTTGATGACTCGCTGCGCCTGTTAGAAAAGTCTTTCGCCCAGTTCCAGGCGGATGGATCCGTTGTGGAGGAAACCCGTGAGATTGAGCGCGCCGAGCACCGCGTTCGGGAGCTGCGCGCACAGTTGGATCAGGCCGTGGACAACCTGGCCCCGCCAGCCACCGATGGCGAAGACCCAGCTGAGATTCTCATGGATTATATGCGGCTGCGCCGCGCACTAACTGAGGAGGAAAAGTCAACACGTGCTTCCAAGAAGGAGGAGCGCAACAAGGAGGTCGCGGCGGTCCTTGCCCGACTCCAAGTGGGAGAAGTCATCGCTATCGCCACGAAGAAGCGCCCAACGCTGGCCGTCGTCATTACCCCGGCAAACCAGACTGCTGATCCGCGCCCCTGGGTTACCACAGAGACGGGGTGGTCTGGTCGCATCGATTCGGCCGGTATTGATAATCCGCCAATCGTCGTCGGCCACATGAAGCTACCGCGCGCAGCACAAAAGAATCCGCGCCGTCATACCCGGTATGTGCAGGATGCCTTTAAGCGTGACTACTACAAGCGGCCGAAGAAGATGCGCACCGAGCCGCGCAATCGCCCCAACAAGAAGATCGCGCAGTTGCGCGATGCCCTCCGCGAACATCCGGTGCACCATTGGCCGGCGACCGACCGCGAGCAATTGGCCGGTGTGGCACAAAAGCTGGCGCGCCGCGAGAGAGAACTGGCGCGACTAGAGGCCAAGGTAGAGCGCGCCACAGATACGCTTGGCCGCACGTTTGAGCGCATCGTGGACCTGTTGGCAGAGATGGACTACGTGGAGTTCGAAGGCTATGGCGAGAACCGCGAACCGGTCATCACGGACGAAGGCGAGCGCTTGGCCAAGATCCATTCCGAATCCGACCTCCTGGTTGCACAATGCCTCAAGCGCGGTATCTGGAACGAGCTTGACCCGGCGGAGCTCGCTGGTGTGGCTTCGCTCTGTGTCTTCGAAAACCGCAAGGCCACCCGCGGCGAACCTGGCGCAGCAACCGACGAGATGGCGGACGCCATGAACGCAACCTGGCGCATCTACGGAGAGCTTGTTGCTGATGAGAAGCGCCATAACCTGCCGCAGACCCGTGAACCGGAACCTGCCTTTGCGCTCGCCATCCACCAGTGGACCGCGGGCGCCCCCTTGGCTTATTGCATGGCCGCGGCAAACGAATCCGGCGCGGAACTCACCCCCGGTGACTTTGTCCGCTGGTGTCGACAGGTCATCGACCTGCTCCAGCAGGTGGCCAAGACCGGCTACGAGGACGAGATTCGCCGAAATGCCCGGCGCGCCATTGACGCGATCCAGCGCGGCGTCGTCGCCATCGGCGCCTAG